A genome region from Micromonospora peucetia includes the following:
- a CDS encoding TetR/AcrR family transcriptional regulator, whose product MPKIQAPTVAEHRARQRRAILAAAREILAENGTQAPSLAEVGKRTGLARPSVYQYFRSREDLLNAVITDMFPEWSAYVTQQMDRATDPGGRVLAYVEANLHLVAQGEHAVMRGLASSASGTVLAEESRTLHHQLRTPLVAALADHGATDPDSAAELIQAVVYASSQMIENGTPEPAVVALTRELLCPYLRQQH is encoded by the coding sequence GTGCCGAAGATCCAGGCGCCCACGGTGGCCGAACACCGTGCCCGGCAGCGACGGGCGATCCTGGCGGCGGCCCGCGAGATCCTCGCGGAGAACGGGACGCAGGCGCCGAGCCTGGCCGAGGTCGGCAAGCGGACAGGCTTGGCGCGCCCCAGCGTCTACCAGTACTTCAGGTCACGCGAAGACCTGCTCAACGCGGTCATCACCGACATGTTCCCCGAGTGGTCGGCGTACGTCACGCAGCAGATGGACCGGGCCACCGACCCGGGCGGACGGGTGCTGGCCTACGTCGAGGCCAACCTGCACCTCGTCGCCCAGGGCGAGCACGCGGTCATGCGCGGCCTCGCCAGCAGCGCGTCGGGCACCGTCCTGGCCGAGGAGAGCCGCACACTGCACCACCAGTTGCGTACGCCCCTGGTGGCGGCCCTCGCCGACCATGGCGCCACCGATCCGGACAGCGCGGCGGAACTGATCCAGGCGGTCGTCTACGCGTCCTCACAGATGATCGAGAACGGCACACCGGAACCCGCCGTGGTCGCTCTCACCCGAGAACTCCTCTGCCCCTACCTGCGACAACAACACTGA
- a CDS encoding ABC transporter ATP-binding protein: MTDTGLVMRGVTLRFGDGDDTVQALDGVDLTVAPGQFVAVVGPSGAGKSSLLAVAGGLTVPTSGSVTLAGQDMTVPSARARAALRRESVGFVFQSGNLIPALTAVDQIRLPARFGGLGSRARDAVALLGEVGMAQKANRRPHQLSGGERQRVGIARALVNRPRLLLVDEPTAALDRTRSHEVVELLARETKENDVATVMVTHDHDVLRHCTTVYEMIDGRLMPVP; encoded by the coding sequence ATGACCGACACCGGCCTGGTCATGCGCGGCGTGACCCTGCGCTTCGGCGACGGCGACGACACCGTGCAGGCGCTGGACGGGGTCGACCTGACCGTCGCCCCCGGGCAGTTCGTCGCGGTGGTCGGCCCCTCGGGGGCGGGCAAGTCCAGCCTGCTCGCGGTGGCCGGCGGGCTGACCGTCCCGACCTCGGGTTCCGTCACCCTCGCCGGGCAGGACATGACCGTGCCGAGCGCACGGGCGCGGGCAGCCCTGCGCCGGGAGTCCGTCGGCTTCGTGTTCCAGTCCGGCAATCTCATTCCCGCGCTGACCGCCGTGGACCAGATCCGGCTGCCGGCCAGGTTCGGCGGTCTCGGCTCCCGGGCCCGCGACGCGGTGGCCCTGCTCGGCGAGGTCGGGATGGCCCAGAAGGCGAACCGCCGCCCGCACCAACTTTCGGGGGGCGAGCGGCAACGCGTCGGCATCGCCCGCGCCCTGGTCAACCGGCCACGACTACTCTTGGTCGACGAGCCGACCGCCGCCCTCGACCGCACCCGCAGTCACGAGGTGGTGGAGTTGCTCGCCCGCGAGACCAAGGAGAACGACGTCGCCACCGTCATGGTCACCCACGACCACGACGTACTGCGCCACTGCACGACGGTGTACGAGATGATCGACGGGCGACTGATGCCCGTGCCGTGA
- a CDS encoding potassium transporter TrkA — translation MDVELTPLPGIGFRRMFTTDAGLRIGVVTHYAGGRRELVYHDGDDPDATRSITLRRDEAVVLAGLLGLLDVFDVNITGPGVPGRQPAVQR, via the coding sequence ATGGACGTCGAACTGACCCCCCTGCCCGGTATCGGGTTCCGCCGCATGTTCACCACTGACGCGGGGCTGCGCATCGGGGTGGTGACCCACTACGCAGGCGGCCGGCGCGAGCTGGTCTACCACGACGGCGACGACCCCGACGCCACCCGCAGCATCACGCTCAGACGCGACGAGGCCGTCGTGCTCGCCGGACTGCTGGGCCTGCTCGACGTCTTCGACGTCAACATCACCGGGCCCGGCGTACCCGGGAGGCAGCCCGCCGTCCAGCGGTGA